A window of Pseudomonas putida genomic DNA:
CGACACCACCGAACGGCGCGCTGCTGGCGGCGCCGGTCAGTTGCTTGTTCCAGTTGACGATGCCGGCGCGGCTGCGCAGCCAGAAGTACTGGTAGCGGGCACGGGAGTCGGACAGCAAGCCGGCGGCCAGGCCGTACTGGGTGTTGTTGGCCTCGTCGATGGCAGCATCGAAGTCGGCATAGCGGATTACCTGCAGCAGCGGGCCGAAGAACTCTTCGTCCGGGCGCTCGGCCACGGCGGTGACATCGACAATGCCCGGGGTCAGCAGTGCCGCATCGGCCTGCGGCTGGGTCATTTCCAGCAGTTTCACGGCACCCTTGGCGACCAGTTCGGCCTGTGCCGCAATCAGCGCCCGCGCCGCCTCCAGCGAAATCACCGAGCCCATGAACGGCGCGGGCTGCTGGTCGAACGCGCCAACCGTTATGGTTCTGCTCACTTCGACCAGCCGCGCGATCAGCGCATCGCCCCAGGCGCCTTGCGGCACCAGCAGACGACGGGCGCAGGTGCAGCGCTGGCCAGCGGAAATGAACGCCGACTGGATGATGGTGTACACCGCGGCGTCGAGGTCCTGGACCTCGTCCACCAGCAGCGGGTTGTTACCGCCCATCTCCAGGGCCAGGATCTTGTCCGGGCGACCGGCGAATTGCTGGTGCAGCAGGTTGCCGGTGCGGCTGGAGCCGGTGAAGAACAAGCCATCGATACCCGGATTGGCGGCCAGCGCCACGCCGGTTTCACGCGCGCCCTGCACCAGGTTCAACACACCCGCCGGCAAACCGGCGGCGATCCAGCAATTGACCGTCAGTTCGGCGACCTTGGGTGTCAGCTCGCTGGGCTTGAACACCACGCAGTTGCCCGCCAGCAGCGCCGGCACGATATGGCCGTTGGGCAGGTGGCCGGGGAAGTTGTACGGGCCGAAAACCGCCACCACACCGTGGGGTTTGTGCCGCAGCACGGCCGTGGCATCGGCCAGCGGGCCGCTCTTTTCGCCGGTGCGCTCGCGGTAGCTTTGCACCGAGATCGCCACCTTGTTGATCATGCTGGTGACTTCGGTCGCCGATTCCCACAGGGGCTTGCCGGTTTCCTCACCGATGCACTGGGCCATGGCTTCGGCATGCGCTTTCAGTTGCGTGGCGAACTTCTCCAGCACATCGATACGTGCTTCCAGGCTCAATTGCGCCCAGGCCGGGAAGGCGTGACGCGCAGCCTGTACGGCGGCATCCACCTGGCTGGCGTCGGCGCCCTGCCCCTCCCAGACGACGGCTTGCGTCACCGGGTTGAGCGACTGCAGGGTTTCGCCCTGGCCGGCATGCCAGTTGCCTGCGATGTAATGCGTGGTCATTTATTTGGCCTCC
This region includes:
- the astD gene encoding succinylglutamate-semialdehyde dehydrogenase; this translates as MTTHYIAGNWHAGQGETLQSLNPVTQAVVWEGQGADASQVDAAVQAARHAFPAWAQLSLEARIDVLEKFATQLKAHAEAMAQCIGEETGKPLWESATEVTSMINKVAISVQSYRERTGEKSGPLADATAVLRHKPHGVVAVFGPYNFPGHLPNGHIVPALLAGNCVVFKPSELTPKVAELTVNCWIAAGLPAGVLNLVQGARETGVALAANPGIDGLFFTGSSRTGNLLHQQFAGRPDKILALEMGGNNPLLVDEVQDLDAAVYTIIQSAFISAGQRCTCARRLLVPQGAWGDALIARLVEVSRTITVGAFDQQPAPFMGSVISLEAARALIAAQAELVAKGAVKLLEMTQPQADAALLTPGIVDVTAVAERPDEEFFGPLLQVIRYADFDAAIDEANNTQYGLAAGLLSDSRARYQYFWLRSRAGIVNWNKQLTGAASSAPFGGVGASGNHRASAYYAADYCAYPVASLETASLALPATLTPGVTL